One part of the Vitis riparia cultivar Riparia Gloire de Montpellier isolate 1030 chromosome 8, EGFV_Vit.rip_1.0, whole genome shotgun sequence genome encodes these proteins:
- the LOC117919947 gene encoding dynein light chain LC6, flagellar outer arm-like — protein sequence MLEGKAVVRETDMPEAMQNHCLELAYQALDLHEVCDRQAIAHYIKQKFDEAYGPAWHCVVGVDFGSCITHLCGNFIFFRVETMEFLVFKDGKDLTESKEEAIGVLQGA from the exons ATGCTCGAGGGAAAAGCAGTGGTGCGTGAGACAGACATGCCGGAGGCAATGCAGAACCATTGCTTGGAGTTAGCTTACCAAGCTCTCGATCTGCATGAAGTTTGTGACCGTCAAGCCATTGCTCACTACATTAAACAG AAATTTGACGAAGCTTATGGTCCAGCCTGGCACTGTGTAGTTGGCGTAGACTTTGGGTCTTGCATTACACATCTGTGTGGaaatttcatctttttccgAGTGGAGACTATGGAGTTCCTTGTCTTCAAGGACGGCAAGGACTTGACTGAAAGCAAGGAAGAGGCAATTGGAGTACTGCAGGGAGCCTGA